The following is a genomic window from Amycolatopsis acidiphila.
AGCCGCCATCAGGTCGTTCGCGACGAACACGGCGTCGAGGTCCGGTTCGCGCGTCAGCAGGCGGGCCATGGCGGCGCGGCGAACCCGCGGGGGCTGGACTTCTACGACCGCCTCGTCGACGAGCTGCTGGCGAACGGGATCCGGCCGTGGGCGACGCTGTATCACTTCGACCTGCCGCAGGCGCTGGAGGAGAAGGACGGCTGGGCCAGCCGTGACACCGCGTACCGGTTCGCGGAGTTCGCCGCGACGGCGGCCGAACGGCCCGGCGACCGGGTACCCCTGTGGTCCACGTTGAACGAGCCGTGGTGCTCGGCCTTCCTCGGCTACGCCTCGGGAATCCATGCGCCGGGCCGCCAGGACCCGGTCGCGGCCGCGGCGGCGGCGCACCACCTGCTGCTGGCACACGGGCTCGCGATGCCGGAGCTGCGGCGGCACGCGCCGTCCGCGCAGGTGGGGATCACCCTCAACCTGTACCCGGTGCAGGGGCCCGATCCGGAGGCGGTGCGCAAGATCGACGGCCTGCAGAACCGGTTGTTCCTGGATCCCGTGCTGCTCGGGCGGTATCCCGAGGACCTGCGGGCGGACCTCGCGCCGTTCGGGTTCCCGGTGCTCGACGGCGACCTGGAGGTCATCTCGGCGCCGATCGACATGCTGGGCATCAACTACTACCGCGGCTACGTGGTCACGAACACGCCGGCCGCGGACACCGAGCCTGCCGGGCCGGAGTGGATCGGGGCCGGGGAGGTCCAGTTCGTGCCCGACCCGCAGGCCGCCCCGCACCGACTCCGGCTGGCGGGTGGAGCCGGAGAAACTGGCCGACACCCTGGTGCGGGTGCACCAGGACTACCCACGCATTCCCTTGTACATCACGGAAAACGGCGCCGCGTACCCCGACGCGGTCGGCGCGGACGGGCAGATCGCCGACGACGACCGGATCGAGTTCCTGGCCGCGCACCTGCGGGCCACGCACGCTGCGCTGGAGCAGGGGGTGGACCTGCGGGGCTTCTTCTACTGGTCGCTGCTGGACAACTTCGAATGGGCGGAGGGCTATGCGAAGCGCTTCGGCCTCGTCCACGTGGACTACGCGACCCAGCGCCGCACGCCGAAGCGCTCGGCGCACTGGTACGCCAAGGTGGTGGCGAGCAACACGCTGACGTGAGCTCAGGCCGCCGCGTGGAAGGGGATCGTGCTGACGTCGGCGACCGCGGGCGGGCACTCGACGAAGAGGGCCGTCGCGTTGTCGGAGCCGCCGGCCGCGATGGCCGCGCCGGTGAGGGCTTCGGCCGAGTTCGCGGGCCGGCGCAGCAGTTCCGCCATCGTGGCCAGGCTCAGCGTCTTGTGCACGCCGTCGCTGGTCAGCAGCAGCCCGGCGGGCGAGCTGATCTCGGCGCGGCCGAACTCGGTCGCGCCCGCGGTCCGCACGCTCGTGGTCACCACGTGCTCCATGCGCGGGGCGGGCGGCTGCCCGTGGTCGCGGAAGTACTGGGCGAGCGTGTGGTCCTTGGTCACCTGGGTCAGCCCGGCACCGGTCCACACGTACGCCCGCGCGTCGCCGACCCAGCCCACGCGGTAGCCGCCGTCGAACGGCAGCGCCACCACCAGGACGCAGTCACCGGCGGACGGGTCGGCGCGGACCGCCTCCTGGGCGGCGAGCAGGGCCTGGACCGGGCCCTCGGCCGCCGGGGTGTGGGCGGCGGCCGTCGCGGCGAGCCGGGCGGCGTGTGCGGCGCCGGAAGCGTCGCCCACGCCGTCGGCCAGTGCGAACACGACCTGCTGGGTGGCGGGATCGGCGTAGGCCGCCACGGCGTCGGCGTTCACCGCGCGCGGCCCCTGAGCGCTGGCGGTCTGCCAGATGGGGTTCATGGTTTCCCCTCCTTAGCCCTGTGTTTTCCAGTTTGGCCTGTTCGGCTGAGCGGCGCCTGTGGAATTCGGAAGTCTGCCCTGAGGGTCAGCCGGTCGGCACGCACGCAGTCGTCCGGCCTGTGGTCGTACCTGGCACGGAGGGGGTCTGCGGGCAGTGGGTCAGGTGGTCAGGTCGTAGACCGTCGTTCCGTCCACTGTGGTCGCGGTGAAGTTCTGCGCGACCCACTGCGCGATCTCCTGCGCGTCGTCGCTGCCGGAGCCGCCGCGGGAGCCCATGCCCATCGACGTGCCGGTGCCGACGAAGTAGTGGATCTTCCCGTCGTGCACGTACTGCTGGAACTGGGCGAGCGTGGGGGCGGGGTCGGTGCCGTTGAAGCCGCCGACGGCCATCACCGGCACGTCCGCCGCGAGCTGGTAGCTGGCCGCGGGGTTCGACCCGACGGTCGCGGCGGCCCAGGTGTAGGAGCCGCTGTCCTTCTGCAGCAAGGAAACCAGCGCCTCACCGGGCGTGGAGGTGGTCAGCAGACCGCCGATGCCGCCCCGGCCGCCGCCCGGCCCGCCGCCGGTGAAGTTCCCGCGCGCCGTCCCGCCGCCGAAGCCGCCGAACCCGCCGCTGCTGGGTCCGGCGGACGGGATCGCGCCGGAATGCGGGGTGGCCGCGGTGGCCACCGTGTACGCCCCCGCCCCGGACAGCGACGCGACGAGCGCGAGCACCGCGACACCGCGGGCCGCGGGCCGCGGCAGCCGGTCGGCGACCAGGAGCAGCGCCGCCGCACCCAACCCGAGCACCAGCACGAAGTACTTCAGCCATGGCTGCCAGCTCGATTCCTGCTGAAGTACCAGGTACGCGGTCAGCGCGGTCAGCGCGACACCGCTGGAGAGCAGGCCCGCCGCGATCGGATGGGAGCGCGCCCGCCACAACCGGGTGGTACCCATGCCCACCAGCGCGGCCACCGCCGGAGCGAGCGCGATCGTGTAGTAGGGGTGGATGATGCCGCTCATGTAGCTGAACACGATGCCGGTCACCAGCAACCAGCCGCCCCACGCGAGCGCCGAGGCGCGGGTGAGGTCGGTGCGCGGCGAGCGCCAGGAGAGCCAGATCAGCGCGCCCAGCGCGAGCACCGCGGCGGGCAGCAGCCACGCTATGCCGCCTGCCATCTCGCTGCCGAACAGCCGGGCCCAGCTGCCGCTGCTCTGCGCCCCGCCGAGGCTGCCCACCTCGTCGCCGGTGATGCGGCCGAAACCGTTGTAGCCGAAGGCGAGTTCGAGGATGCTGTTGGTCTGCGAGCCACCGATGAACGGCCGGCTGCTCGCGGGCCACAGTTCGACCACGGCGATGTACCAGCCCGCGGAGACGACCACCGCGCCCAGCGCGCCCAGCAGGTGCAGCAAGCGCTTTCCGACCGAGACCGGCGCGGCCACCAGGTACGCCAGCGCGAACGCGGGCAGCACCAGGAACGCCTGCAGCATCTTCGCCAGGAACCCGAACCCGACCGCGGCTCCGGCGAGGGCGAGCCATTTCGGGCTCGCCTTCTCCGCCGCGCGGATCGTGCAGTAGGCGCCCGCGATCAGCAGCAGCACCAGCAGCGCGTCCGGGTTGTTGAAGCGGAACATCAGAGCCGCGACCGGCGTCAGCGCGAGGGCCGAGCCGGCGAGCAGGCCGGCGCCCGGCCCGCTGACCCGCCGGACCGTGACGTACAGCAGCGCGACCGATGCGATGCCCAGCAGCGCTTCGGGCACCAGGACGCTCCACGAGCTGAGCCCGAAGATCCGCACCGAAAGGCTCATCAGCCACAGCGCGGCCGGCGTCTTGTCGACCGTGATCGCGTTCGACGGGTCGCTGGAGCCGAAGAACAACGCCTTCCAGCTCTCGCCGCCCGCCTGCGCGGCGGCCGAGTAGAACGCGTTGGCCCAGCCGGACGCGCTCAGCCCCCACAGGTAGAGCGCCGCCGTCACAACCAGCAGTCCGAGCAGGCCGGGGCGGACCCAGCGGGGGTCGCCGGCACGCGGGTGGGACCGGGGCGGGCTTTCGGGCAGGGCGATGGCTGTCATGAATTCACCTTCTCGGCCCGACCTTGGCCATTGTTGTGCCGTCCCTGTGAGAACCCTGTGCGTGGCAGGCGCACCTCGAACTCGGTCCGGCCGGGCCTGCTCCGCACGTGGACCTGCCCGTGGTGGGCGCTCACGACCGCGGCGGCGATCGCCATGCCGAGCCCGGTGCTGCCCGCCGCGCGCGAGCGCGACGAGTCCCCGCGGGCGAAGCGCTCGAACACGTTCGGCAGCAGTTCGGGGGCGATGCCCGGGCCGTTGTCGGTGACCGTCAGCACCGCGCTGCCGTCCGCGGCGACGGCGAGCCGGGTGGTCACGGTCGTGCCCGGCGGGGTGTGCGTCCGCCCGTTCGCCAGCAGGTTCGCCAGGACCTGGTGCAGCCGCTGCGCGTCGCCGGGCACGACGACGGGCTCGCCGGGGAGCTCGAGCCGCCACCGGTGCTGCGGGCCCGCGATGTGCGCGTCGCCGACCGCGTCCGCGACCAGCCTGCTCAGGTCCACTTCGGACCGTTCGAGCGGCCGTCCCGCGTCGAGGCGGGCCAGCAGCAGGAGATCGTCGACGAGCGTGCTCATCCGCGCGGCCTCGGACTCGACGCGGTTCATGGCGTGGGCGACGTCCGGCGGCACGCGTCCGTTCGAGCGGCGGGTCAGCTCGGCGTAACCGCGGATCGCGGCGAGCGGCGTGCGCAGCTCGTGGCTCGCGTCGGCGACGAACTGCCGCACCCGGGTCTCGCTCGCCTTCCGCGCGTCGAGGGCGTTGTCGATGTGCCCGAGCATGCGGTTCAGGGCGTAGCCCACCTGTCCGACCTCCGTCGTCGGGTCGGTGTCGGTCACCGGAACCCGCACCGACAGCGCGACGTCACCACGGTCCAGGGGCAGCTCGGTGACCTTGGAAGCCGCCGCGGCGACCCGGTCGAGGGGGCGCAGCGTGCGCCGGACGACGAAGGCGCCGACGACCCCCGCGCCGAGCACGGCGGCCGCCGCGACCCCGCCGAGGATCGAGCCCACCGTGACCAGCGTCGTGTTCGCCTGGTCCATCGGCAGCCCGAACAGCTCGACGCCGTCGTCCGTGCTGATCGCGAGGACGCGGTACTCGCCGCCGGACAGCGAGACGGTCCGCGGCTGCCCGTCGACCGGCACGCCGATGAGGACGGCCAGGTCGGCGTCGCCGAGGGGCTGGGTGACCGGCACGTGCGAGCCGGGCTCGGTGGCCAGGATGTCGGCGTGCGGCGCGGGGCCGGAGGTCCACGCGTGGATCGTGCCGGTCGTGGTGCCCAGCGCGTCGAGCGCGTTGCCCTGCCCGTGGTCGCCGTGCGTGAACATCTGCGAGCGGCTCACGGTGTCGTGCAGCTGGTCGTCGACCTGCCGGGTGAGGAACGCGCCCAGCGCGAACTCGCTGATCACGCCGATCACCAGGCACACCACGGTGAGCAGGGCGACCAGCGCCGCGATCAGCTTCGTCCGCAAGGGGCGGACGCGCCGGGCGGACTTCGGCAGGTGCACACCTCGACCATCGCCGCCGCAGGTGTGGGTCCGTTGTGTGCTTCCTGTGTGGTGGCTGTGGAATTGCGGGCTCGCCGGGAAACCACAGCAATCCCCCATAACTCCCACAGGAGCGGCACAGCGAGTGCTTGGAAGGTGAACGGCATGACTACCGGACAGCTTCCGAACCAGCAGGCCGAGCAGCAGTGGGGCGCTCCGCCGCAGCGGCCGCCGCAACGCTGGTCCTCGCGCAGGACGATCGCCGCGGTCGCGATCGCCGTCGGCGTCGCCGCCGCGGGCGGCGCCGCGATCTACGCGGCCAGTGACTCCACCAGCTCGTCGTCCGCCCAGGGCGGTCCGGGCGGGCAGACGATGCAGGGCGGGCCCGGCGGTGCGGGCGGCCAAGCGGACCTGATGAGCGCGCTGCACGGCGAGTACGTCGTCTCGGACGGCAACGGCGGGTACACCACGCAGCTGACGCAGCTCGGCACGGTGACCGACATCAGTTCCACCTCGCTGACCGCGAAGAGCGACGACGGCTACACCAAGACCTACGCGATCGACAGCGACACCGCGGTCGGCGGGAACGCGGCGCTGAGCAGCATCGCGACGGGTGACACCGTGACGGTGGTCGCGAGCGTCTCCGGTGACACCGCCACCGCCGACACCCTCACCGAGGGCACGGCGCAGGCCGGCGGCGGCATGGGACAACAGGGAACGCTCCCACGTCGTGGCGATTCGGCGCAGGGCTGAGCCGTGGGCGCCCGTGAGACAGGTCTGCGGCGCGTCGCGCTGGTGACCACCGGGGTGGCCGTGGCCGGCGTGGCGGGCGCGACGCTGATCGCCTGCACCGTCACGGACAGCACGGCCGGCACCTCGACGTCCGTGGAGCAGTCGCCCACTCAGCAGTCCACTTCGGACAGTTCGAGCGGGGACAGCGGGATGTCCGCGGGCGGCGGTCTGGCGCACGGCCATTCGGGAGGTTCGTGATGAGCATGCTGCTGACGGGCGACACCGTCGCACAGTGGCCGGTGTGGAGCACCACGGCCCGGGTCGTGGTGGCCGACCCGGGAGCGCTCCCAGACGCGCGAGCGCTCGTCGAAGCCGAGCTGGCCGCCGTGGACGCGGCGTGCAGCCGGTTCCGGCCGGACTCGGAGCTCGCCCTGGCCGAACGGGCCGGCGAGGAGGTCGAGGTCAGCGAGCTGCTGGCCGAGCTGGTCGGCGCCGCACTGGACGCCGCCCGCCGCACCGACGGTGACGTCGATCCGACGCTGGGGGACGCGCTCGCCCGGCTCGGCTACGACCGGGACCTGCCGCTGGTCCCGCCGGACGGGCCGGCGATCCCCGTGCGGGTGTGCCCGGCGCCCGGCTGGCGGCGGGTCGGAGTGGACGGACGACGGCTGAGCGTGCCGCCGGGGGTCCGGCTGGATCTCGGCGCGACCGCGAAGGCGTGGACGGCGGACCGGTGCGCGAGGCTCGCCGCGGGTGCCCTCGACACGGGTGTGCTCGTCGAGCTGGGCGGCGACCTCGCCACGGCGGGCGCCGGGCCCGCGGACGGCTGGCGGGTGTACGTGGCCGACCAGCCCGGCGACCCGGCGTGCGTGGTGGCTGTGCCGAGTGGTTCCGCGATGGCGACGTCGAGTACGAACAGCCGCAGCTGGCGCCGTGGCGGCCGGCTGTTGCACCACGTGCTCGACCCGCGCACCTGCCAGCCGGCGCCGCGCGTGTG
Proteins encoded in this region:
- a CDS encoding FAD:protein FMN transferase → MSMLLTGDTVAQWPVWSTTARVVVADPGALPDARALVEAELAAVDAACSRFRPDSELALAERAGEEVEVSELLAELVGAALDAARRTDGDVDPTLGDALARLGYDRDLPLVPPDGPAIPVRVCPAPGWRRVGVDGRRLSVPPGVRLDLGATAKAWTADRCARLAAGALDTGVLVELGGDLATAGAGPADGWRVYVADQPGDPACVVAVPSGSAMATSSTNSRSWRRGGRLLHHVLDPRTCQPAPRVWRSVTVVADRCVDANTLTTAALVRGTAALSWLSGRGVPARLVDDSGRVHPLGGWPDEP
- a CDS encoding PP2C family protein-serine/threonine phosphatase — translated: MNPIWQTASAQGPRAVNADAVAAYADPATQQVVFALADGVGDASGAAHAARLAATAAAHTPAAEGPVQALLAAQEAVRADPSAGDCVLVVALPFDGGYRVGWVGDARAYVWTGAGLTQVTKDHTLAQYFRDHGQPPAPRMEHVVTTSVRTAGATEFGRAEISSPAGLLLTSDGVHKTLSLATMAELLRRPANSAEALTGAAIAAGGSDNATALFVECPPAVADVSTIPFHAAA
- a CDS encoding sensor histidine kinase; this encodes MHLPKSARRVRPLRTKLIAALVALLTVVCLVIGVISEFALGAFLTRQVDDQLHDTVSRSQMFTHGDHGQGNALDALGTTTGTIHAWTSGPAPHADILATEPGSHVPVTQPLGDADLAVLIGVPVDGQPRTVSLSGGEYRVLAISTDDGVELFGLPMDQANTTLVTVGSILGGVAAAAVLGAGVVGAFVVRRTLRPLDRVAAAASKVTELPLDRGDVALSVRVPVTDTDPTTEVGQVGYALNRMLGHIDNALDARKASETRVRQFVADASHELRTPLAAIRGYAELTRRSNGRVPPDVAHAMNRVESEAARMSTLVDDLLLLARLDAGRPLERSEVDLSRLVADAVGDAHIAGPQHRWRLELPGEPVVVPGDAQRLHQVLANLLANGRTHTPPGTTVTTRLAVAADGSAVLTVTDNGPGIAPELLPNVFERFARGDSSRSRAAGSTGLGMAIAAAVVSAHHGQVHVRSRPGRTEFEVRLPRTGFSQGRHNNGQGRAEKVNS
- a CDS encoding ArnT family glycosyltransferase: MTAIALPESPPRSHPRAGDPRWVRPGLLGLLVVTAALYLWGLSASGWANAFYSAAAQAGGESWKALFFGSSDPSNAITVDKTPAALWLMSLSVRIFGLSSWSVLVPEALLGIASVALLYVTVRRVSGPGAGLLAGSALALTPVAALMFRFNNPDALLVLLLIAGAYCTIRAAEKASPKWLALAGAAVGFGFLAKMLQAFLVLPAFALAYLVAAPVSVGKRLLHLLGALGAVVVSAGWYIAVVELWPASSRPFIGGSQTNSILELAFGYNGFGRITGDEVGSLGGAQSSGSWARLFGSEMAGGIAWLLPAAVLALGALIWLSWRSPRTDLTRASALAWGGWLLVTGIVFSYMSGIIHPYYTIALAPAVAALVGMGTTRLWRARSHPIAAGLLSSGVALTALTAYLVLQQESSWQPWLKYFVLVLGLGAAALLLVADRLPRPAARGVAVLALVASLSGAGAYTVATAATPHSGAIPSAGPSSGGFGGFGGGTARGNFTGGGPGGGRGGIGGLLTTSTPGEALVSLLQKDSGSYTWAAATVGSNPAASYQLAADVPVMAVGGFNGTDPAPTLAQFQQYVHDGKIHYFVGTGTSMGMGSRGGSGSDDAQEIAQWVAQNFTATTVDGTTVYDLTT